The region CAGTTTCTCCTGGTTGAAGAGACGGTGAATTTTGACCTGAACCGTTCCAAAGTCGGTTTCCAGCTCAAAGAGGGTGGGGTCGAACTTCTCTTTACCGCTCACTTTGCGGAAGAACTGATCTCCGGCAAAACGGTTGATCGCCCGCTTGACGGAGGTACCACAGATCAACATGAAGCTCTCATCCTCGATACCGCCGCGTTCCCATACCGGCTCGATGATCTCGGAGAGGCTGTCGTAGGTCAGCACGGTGGGATTGCCGTTGGCGTCCTTGAGGTCCTTGCGGTGCTCGCTGGGGATGAAGTGGAAAATCCCGGCCATCCGCGCCTCGGTCGTGTCGCTTCCGGGGACATAGTTGTCGAACACGGAGTCGTTTTGCAGTCCCAGGAGGTTGAATTCAAGGTCCTTGGCGTGTTCCTTGCCGACTTTTCCGACGCGGTAGGGCCACTCTTTCTGTCCGTAACGGGCGGTACTCCGCTCTTTGCGGGAGAGCCCGAACTCGTTTTTCACGATCTGGGTCACATTGTCCAGCATCACCTTGGTGTCTTCGGTGTCCTCCTCCAGCCCGGTGATCTCCAGGTTGTAGTTGGGCTTGGGGTCACGCAGCCGGTCGGTGATCCAGGCGTGCTTGGGGGCGTTCACATCGCCTCGACCAAACCACTTGAGAAAGGGAACCTGGCTGGGCCCTTGCAGGATGATCGAATCGAGAACCGAAGGTTTCTGATTCACGGTGTTGTTGTAAGTGGTCAATGCCATTTCACAATCCTTATAGTTTGATGTATATCGTGCATTTTTTCAGGATTGTGGTGTATGGGGAAATAGAAAAGTGTCGGGGGAGTAGAAATCCCCCGAATTTTACGCGCCGAGAATAAAGGATCCCAGATCAACCTCGTCGGCCTTGCCGGATTTGACCTTTTCGGCCAGGTCGTCCTTGCCTTCGTTCTCTCCCGTCTCGCTGCCTTTTGTCAGGTTGTCGGGTTTCTCGTTGGGCCTGATTGAGGCCAGGGCCGCCTTGTACGCCATTTCCATACCCTCGGGGGTCGTGCGCATCGCCTCGGCCAGCTGAGGGTTTACCGCCTCAAACTTTTTGATCTCCTCTTCCACCACGTCGTCCGGGACGTTGGGGAATTTGGCGTGCATTTGATCTTTGATGGCCTTGGCTTTGAGCTGCTTGAACTCCTGTTCCATCTGATCCACCTTGTCAAGCCCCAGGAGCTTTCTCGCCTGCTCGATCTCTTCGGGAGAGGGCTCGCCTTGGGGGGCGGCGGGGGCTGCCGGTGCGGGTTGGGCGGGAGGCTGCATCGTGCCGGGGTCCGTAGCAGGGGCTTGGGGCGGCACTCCTCCTTCGGGCTGCTGTCCTTGCTGCTGCATAAGCTCCGCGTACATTTCAGGGGTCATAGGGGGTGTCTCTTGCATCGTGTTCTCCTTTAGTCGATGATGATTTGCCAGTCTTTAGCCATTACGTCCACAATCGAAGGGGCGTAGGGGCTACCGCTCTTGCCGTTGGTCATAGTGGGGCGCGTTTCGCCCCGATAGATGGTGACGTAGTGGTGTTTCAGCTCTTTGGGCCATCCGGCACGCCGAACCTTTCTGGAGCGTCCGGCAGCTTCCAGAGCCTCCAGGATGTTCAGCCCTTCTGTTTTCTCGGTCGCTTCATCGGGTGTAGGTTCAGGAACCGGTACAGGGGTATCTTCAGCATTTTCAGGCGTCTTCTGTTTGGGATCTTCGATCTTCGCTTCTTCCTCTTTCACCTCCTCGGTTTTGGGTTTGGTCTCGTTTTGAGCGGGCTTGCTTGCTTCTGCTTTAGTGGGTCTTGGTGCCATTGTCTACTCCTTTTCCTCAAATTCAATAGCTTCGATCTCGCCCCTGATATCGTCGATCATCATAGGGACAAGGTTGATCGCATAGGCGACACCTCTTTGCTGCTCGATCTTCCGGCGCATAACGTGGTCGTCGATCTTGGGGTCGGTTACGGCGTCACGGTAGAGCTGGTTGTACTTCTCCGTCAGCCTCTCCAGGTACGCCTGGAACGCCGCCGAGTTGTGCAGCTCCGTCAGGGACTTCAGCTCCCCCTTGAGGGATTGAAGCTCCAGCTCCTCCGGTACCTCCGTCTGTTCCGTCTCCGGTGTCTCTTCGTTCATCGTCTGTTTCTCCTTTCAGTGTTGGGATGAGTGTTCTAAGCTTGAGCGCTTTCAACTTCTCTTTGAAAAGCTCGTCGAGTACGTCCATATACCGCTTGGCACGTTCCGCATCTTGAAGCTCGGCGGCAAGCTTGACGTTCTGGAGGGCGGCGCCCTCTGCCGCAGCGATGTTATTGAGTAGCAATTCGTTGTTTACCGCCCCTACTCCGGCGTTGATCGTGACGTAGAATCTCAGGTCTTTTGTCCGGTCAAGGCCGTAAAAAATGGGGCTCTCTCCATACTTGTAGATCAGCCGGACCATCCGCCGGATCGCGGGCTCGAAAAAGCTTTCGTTGAGCGCTCGAACGATGTCCGCGATCACGGCGTTGCCCTCTTCGGTCAGGATGGAGACGCCTGTGGCCGTCTGATTGAGGTTGTGCGGGTCGTTGAGGCCCTGGTTGTATTTGGTGATCCCGCTCACCTCCTGCATCTCACTATCTAGGCGGTCGATGCCGAAGATACTGGGGTCGATACGCGGAGCCTGTAGCTCCTTGACCTCATTGAGACTTGAGACGCTGATCTTCGTGCGATTGCTCAAGAGGTCTTTCTCGTTCAGCCCGGAGGTCTTCGTCGCCAAAAATCGCTTACTAAGACTCTCGGCTATCGCGTCGATCTGCTGGTTGCGGGTGACGGTGTATTCCTCCTGGAGGGGAATCATCGGCTCGATGAAACTTCCACCGTAGGCTTCCACCGCGTTGCTCTCATCCAGGCGGACAAACTGAGGCTCGACGCTCCCGATGATGAAGGGAAGGCCGTCTTTCAGTGGCTCGTCAAGCCGCACGAACGCATCGCCCGGGAGAACGGTGGAGACATACCACTTCCCACTCTGATAGCGGTAAACGTCCCGGACTTCGATGCGGCTTGCATCCCCAAGGTCGGCACTTGAGAGGTAACTGGTACCGTCTTCGCTGTCGCCGATATAGTTTTTCCACTTGAACTTCCTCCCAAACTGCTGTCGCAGGTTGCCGATGGTCGTTGTGACCCGGTGGACACAATACTGGATGTCAAACACATTGGAGGCATTGGGGTCGAGATACATATTCTTCAGTTTCACGCGCTCGATACGGAGCTGCCCGTCGGCCCAGTAGATTTTCATAATCGGCGTGCCGTAGATCAATGCGTCCAATACTGAGGGTTTGAAGCGGGTGTAGAGATTGATCCGCTTTGTCGTCCATTCATCCAAGGCTCTTTGGAGCTTCTGCACATCCTTGATGCTTTCCGGGGTCGGCACTTGCGGCGTCAACTTGGCAAACTCCTCGTTCTCGAAGTATGTTTTCATCACGGAGATTGCCACCTTGCGGACCTTGGCCTTGATGATCTTCGGAGTGATATGGCTTTTGCGACGCCTTCGCAGGGACTTCACCGTTTCCTCCGGCAGGAGGTTGAGGTATCCCGCTTCAAGGATTGAAAAGTCGTCCCGGTACAGGTCGAAACCTTTCTTTGCCTCGTCGATCATGCTGAGTATCAGCTCTTTTTTTGTCATTCTTGCTCCTCTCTTATTTTTTTGACGATCCGCTGGACGCGCCGTTCCCCGAAGCCTGTCGCGGCGACAATCTGCCGCGTGGTCCATCCGGCGCGGGCCATATCCTCGATCAGCAGATACTCGACAAATTGGCGGGACACATATACCTCACATGCCCACTCCCGGCTTGCTTTTAGCGCCGATAGGGGGTTGCCAAATAGTTTTAGTGTTCTCTGGAACGCCTTTGGGGTTGGGCTGTTCTTTCTTAGACGCACAGCACGGGGCCGCATATCCAAAGCGGCGGCGATTTGCGTATCGGTTAGCCCGGCTTCCGCCATTGTCTTTATGAGATGTGTTATCGCCCATCGCCGGAAAATACTTATACGCATATCACCGTGACGCAGCACGGCTTTATAAAGCGCCAGCAGATTTCCCCGGCAAAGCTCGCGCACCTGGTGTCTTGAAATATCCAGGCTCGTTACCACGCCGCACCTCCCAGCCCATAGGTTCCACTCACATCCTCCATATCGGCTTCCGGGATGTCGTCGTTCTCCTCCTCGACATAGATCATCCGTTCACACGTCAGGGCGCAGGCGTCCGCTTTGTCCGGGGAGCGGCCCAGCTCTTTTTTGATCTCTTTCTTCTCTACTAGCTGGATCTTTCCGGTGGATGAGATTTGGTACTTCTGGGCCATAAGCTCTCCGACTAGCTCGTCGTCGTCGGGGATTTTCCCATCCTCCAGCAGGTCTTTGAGGTTGTAGTACCACTCTGCGCGCTTGTTGTGATATTTCTCGGAGTTAGAAGCGCTATTCGATCCTTTGACCCCAATCACAATGTCCAGGCCCTTCTCGAAGCAGACTGCCGGCAGAGAGGAGCCGATACCTATGGCATCCACGAAGATCACAGCGGGTTTACGCTTGGCCTGGTTGTATTCGTAGATCAGCCATCCGGCAAGATCGGGTAGGGTCAAGCCGCTTCTGGCGGTGATCTCGTGGAAGTGCTTGCCCTTTCGCTTCGCCAGGACCGATTTGTCGTCCCCAAAGTCGGCAACGTCCAAGCCCCATACTTCTGCCCCGCTGTCGTCCACGATCTCGCGCGTCGTCGCGTCGTCCACCTCTTGCAGCGAAAAGACGGCGTTTGAGGATTGCCGGGGAAACTCCCCCTTGATACGGACGCGGTAAACGTCGCTATCCTCGCCGTATTGCCGCTTTTTCTCTTCAATCCACTCTTTTGATACGTTCTCGCTCTCTTCGGCGTTGAACTGGAAGCACTCCCATTGCCAGCGGTTCTTATGATGGCTGTCATAGAAGTAGCCCTCTGTCCGCGTCGGGTTGGCCGCCATAATGACAAGCGTGCTCTCCCCGGTCATTGCGCCCTCTGCCACCTCGAAGATCACCTGGGGGATACCGGAGGCTTCGTCGATGATAAACGCCAGATTGGTAGCGTGGAATCCCTGGAGTGCTTCGGGCTGATCTTTCCGGGCGGTACGCGGCACGGCGAAGTTTCCGTTGGCGAAGTCGATCTTTTCCGTCTTGACCTCGACTTCGTTCTGGTATTGCACGGGCATCTTTTCGCGCCATTTCCTGATCTCCGGCATCAGCAGGTCGTAAAGCTGGTGTCCGGTCGGTGCGGTCATAGGGATTTTCGCATCTTCCCTCCCCAGCCCCCACCATAGGACGATCCAGGCAAGTAGTGTCGTTTTCCCAGTCCCGTGACCTGAGCGTATGGAGATTTTCTTTTTGCCCTGGTCTATGGCCCTGATCGCCTTCATCTGCTGCTTTGTGGGTTTCGCTTTGAGTATGACGCGCACAAAGAACTCAAGGCTCTTGGCCCCGGCTTTGACGATCAGGATGTCCTCTTTGGTCACGCCGATTTCCTCCATCCGTAGTATTCGTCGAAGCCGTCCACATATTCCCTGAAGGCCATACAGAGGCGATAGCAGCTCTTATTCGATAGCTCGTGCTTCGCGACGGGGGGAATGGCAAGGCCGGCCTTGCGCGCCATTTTGGAGTAGCTGATCCCGCACTCGTGGCGCAGGTACTCCAAAAAGAGATAAGTCCTGGCCTGGAGCTCACTTGGATTCATCGCCACCCTCCTCTACCTCGGCTTCGATGGCGTCGTCAGGCGCTCCCAGCATCTGCTTGATGAAGCCGTCCACTTCCTCGTCGGGGATCTCGGCGTTTCTGAGCTGATCGGTGATCGAAACATTGACGTTCATATCGACCTTCTTGTTCAGCTTGCCCGCGAATTTGAGCGTCGTTTCAACCGCTTTGAGCTTGTCGGCCAGCGTGACCTGCACCACGGCCCCTGTCTCCGGGTCATACTTGATGCTCTTGATCGCATCGGCATAGGCGGGGTCAATGTCCTCTCTTATCTGCCCCGTTTGCAAGTCCAGGATGTCGGCGATATTCGTATTCTGGATGTTCACCAGCTTCTTCATCGCGGAATACGCGGCGTTTTCCATATCCGCTATCCCGTTATCGACGATCTCCTTCAGCTTCTTTTGCGCCAGGGGCTTCGCCATAATCTCGTCGTGGCGCTTCCTGGGGGTATATGGGCCGAACACTTCCCTCAACGCCTTACGCTCGTCCATAAGCTCCGCGAAGCGATGCAGGTACCGGATTTCCATTTTCGTCAGGTAGTTTTTGGCGGGGGGAGTTTTAGGCATAGGCCACCTCCTCTGACTTTATGCCCGTTGCAATAGCGATTGAGCGAAACAGTGCCTCGATCACCGGGACACTCATAGAGTTTCCAGCCTGCTTGTAGCGCTGCGTATCGCTTACTCCAGCGTCTTTGGCGGAATCGTGTGCCCAATCCGGGAAGCCTTGCAGTCGCCAGCACTCTTTCGGGGTGATCTTTCTGATATGTCCATTCTTATGAATCCTCGGACGGTTTCTGATGTCCGAATACATGGAATTGGCTTTGATCGTTGGGGCAATAGTGTCCAAAACAGAACCTATTTTCGAGTTTGCCCAGCGCTCAATCATCGGCTCACCCGGTTCCACTATGTGGTTGTTATGCTCGAAATATGAGCTGTCCAATGTCGGGCATACCCCATCGAGGGCCTTCAGTCCTCCGGCGTTCTTCCCTCTGGGTCTTTGCAGCAGGACGGCATAGGGCAGTCCCTTGTGCATATTGGCGGGTACGGCACTGCCGATTTTTTTAGCCGTGTCGTAATGCAGCCCCTTATCCCAATTCGTCCGCCCGTCGCCGGTATCACGATTCATATACTCAAGAGCCTTGTCGGTCAGGTAGTATTTTTCATCCACCTTATTTTCAAGCACGTCTGAAAGGATGAGCTTCAGGGGGACTTTTTTCGGAAACCGGAACCGCTCCCCGGCGGTTTTGCTTTTGAAGCCGACAAGGAAATACCGTTCCCGGTTTTGAGGGAGGCCGTAATGTTTGGTATTCAGCACGGCGGAATGAACTGTGTATCCCAGTAAGCGGAAGGCCCGCTCAAACTCTTCGCGCGTCTGTCCCTTGTCGATACTCCTGAAGCCCTTGACGTTCTCGAATAGGAATACTTTGGGCCGTGCTTCGTCCACCACCCGGTAGAACTGATAGATCAGCGCTCCACGCGGATCATTGACGCCCTTGCGGATACCTGCCACAGAAAAGCTCTGGCAGGGGGAGCCGCCCACCAGCAGGTCGATATGACCTTGATAGAAGATCGCCGGGACATTATGCACATCGTGATAAAGAGGCTCTTCACCGTAGATCGCGGCATAACTCTTTCGCGCGAACTTGTCGATTTCGCAGGAGAAGACGATCTCGTGACTTGGGAATATGTGACGTGCCGCCATTTCAGGAGCACCGATACCGGAGAATAGTGTGGCTATCTTCATAGTGCGAACCTTTTTGCGGAGTTGATTGAAAAGCCAACTTGCTTAGAGCTTGAAAATTGGTGCGGGGTCGGTGTGGGGTGATATATATGACAAACGGCCACGCGCGGGGGGTGGGGGTGGGTTTTGCTTTGGAGTGCCTGGATCGTTGCCCTCTCTGCCGCCCTCGATCCCCTCTTTTTCGGTGTCTCGGATAGGGCATCCGATGCAAAGCCCCGTAAAATGGGCACTCTTGCGCTAGTGTCGGCTAAACTGTCAGCTAATCCGGCCCTTTTTTGTGCCTCGATGGGCTCCAGGTGATCCGGTCTCGCGTGTGTGCGTGAGGCGTTGCATTTTCTCAGACCGGCCCCGCTCCTCCTCCCGCTCTCCCCACTTAACGCCAAACTCCTAACAACTGGCTCCACTCTTAACACTCCTTCCTTACCCGGTTGACTCAATAATCACCGGGCTACACTTTCCACGTTTAACAACCTATTACACCGGTAACCAAGAGGGGAAAAGCAGAAACGCGGGGAACGATCCTAAACAACAGGAACGCATACTAACCCCCCTGATCCCCCCATATCTGAAAACCATTTTATCATAGTTGACCTATGAATTACAATTAAGCCGCCAAAAATAAGCCAAA is a window of Nitratifractor salsuginis DSM 16511 DNA encoding:
- a CDS encoding SU10 major capsid protein, giving the protein MALTTYNNTVNQKPSVLDSIILQGPSQVPFLKWFGRGDVNAPKHAWITDRLRDPKPNYNLEITGLEEDTEDTKVMLDNVTQIVKNEFGLSRKERSTARYGQKEWPYRVGKVGKEHAKDLEFNLLGLQNDSVFDNYVPGSDTTEARMAGIFHFIPSEHRKDLKDANGNPTVLTYDSLSEIIEPVWERGGIEDESFMLICGTSVKRAINRFAGDQFFRKVSGKEKFDPTLFELETDFGTVQVKIHRLFNQEKLRDKILVGKLSEARIMFQTSTEFTEVPTDKTAKFGRYYTDLTLEVKNPDYFACGEGLK
- a CDS encoding Thoeris anti-defense Tad2 family protein, giving the protein MAPRPTKAEASKPAQNETKPKTEEVKEEEAKIEDPKQKTPENAEDTPVPVPEPTPDEATEKTEGLNILEALEAAGRSRKVRRAGWPKELKHHYVTIYRGETRPTMTNGKSGSPYAPSIVDVMAKDWQIIID
- a CDS encoding portal protein produces the protein MTKKELILSMIDEAKKGFDLYRDDFSILEAGYLNLLPEETVKSLRRRRKSHITPKIIKAKVRKVAISVMKTYFENEEFAKLTPQVPTPESIKDVQKLQRALDEWTTKRINLYTRFKPSVLDALIYGTPIMKIYWADGQLRIERVKLKNMYLDPNASNVFDIQYCVHRVTTTIGNLRQQFGRKFKWKNYIGDSEDGTSYLSSADLGDASRIEVRDVYRYQSGKWYVSTVLPGDAFVRLDEPLKDGLPFIIGSVEPQFVRLDESNAVEAYGGSFIEPMIPLQEEYTVTRNQQIDAIAESLSKRFLATKTSGLNEKDLLSNRTKISVSSLNEVKELQAPRIDPSIFGIDRLDSEMQEVSGITKYNQGLNDPHNLNQTATGVSILTEEGNAVIADIVRALNESFFEPAIRRMVRLIYKYGESPIFYGLDRTKDLRFYVTINAGVGAVNNELLLNNIAAAEGAALQNVKLAAELQDAERAKRYMDVLDELFKEKLKALKLRTLIPTLKGETDDERRDTGDGTDGGTGGAGASIPQGGAEVPDGAAQLGGVPGVPGEADGEVQPALP
- a CDS encoding helix-turn-helix domain-containing protein, with product MSRQFVEYLLIEDMARAGWTTRQIVAATGFGERRVQRIVKKIREEQE
- a CDS encoding terminase large subunit domain-containing protein, which translates into the protein MTKEDILIVKAGAKSLEFFVRVILKAKPTKQQMKAIRAIDQGKKKISIRSGHGTGKTTLLAWIVLWWGLGREDAKIPMTAPTGHQLYDLLMPEIRKWREKMPVQYQNEVEVKTEKIDFANGNFAVPRTARKDQPEALQGFHATNLAFIIDEASGIPQVIFEVAEGAMTGESTLVIMAANPTRTEGYFYDSHHKNRWQWECFQFNAEESENVSKEWIEEKKRQYGEDSDVYRVRIKGEFPRQSSNAVFSLQEVDDATTREIVDDSGAEVWGLDVADFGDDKSVLAKRKGKHFHEITARSGLTLPDLAGWLIYEYNQAKRKPAVIFVDAIGIGSSLPAVCFEKGLDIVIGVKGSNSASNSEKYHNKRAEWYYNLKDLLEDGKIPDDDELVGELMAQKYQISSTGKIQLVEKKEIKKELGRSPDKADACALTCERMIYVEEENDDIPEADMEDVSGTYGLGGAAW
- a CDS encoding winged helix-turn-helix domain-containing protein → MNPSELQARTYLFLEYLRHECGISYSKMARKAGLAIPPVAKHELSNKSCYRLCMAFREYVDGFDEYYGWRKSA
- the dcm gene encoding DNA (cytosine-5-)-methyltransferase yields the protein MKIATLFSGIGAPEMAARHIFPSHEIVFSCEIDKFARKSYAAIYGEEPLYHDVHNVPAIFYQGHIDLLVGGSPCQSFSVAGIRKGVNDPRGALIYQFYRVVDEARPKVFLFENVKGFRSIDKGQTREEFERAFRLLGYTVHSAVLNTKHYGLPQNRERYFLVGFKSKTAGERFRFPKKVPLKLILSDVLENKVDEKYYLTDKALEYMNRDTGDGRTNWDKGLHYDTAKKIGSAVPANMHKGLPYAVLLQRPRGKNAGGLKALDGVCPTLDSSYFEHNNHIVEPGEPMIERWANSKIGSVLDTIAPTIKANSMYSDIRNRPRIHKNGHIRKITPKECWRLQGFPDWAHDSAKDAGVSDTQRYKQAGNSMSVPVIEALFRSIAIATGIKSEEVAYA